A stretch of Oreochromis aureus strain Israel breed Guangdong linkage group 11, ZZ_aureus, whole genome shotgun sequence DNA encodes these proteins:
- the sostdc1a gene encoding sclerostin domain-containing protein 1a — translation MHLSAHESCHSLFLFCILLRSCQAFKNDATELLFSHVSAPVPEVQSNVSLNRPRTGGRGAGSAAHDRSEQSQIGCRELRSTKYISDGHCTSINPIKELVCAGECLPAQMLENWIGGTHGRRLWSRRSSNQDWRCVNDKTRTQRIQLQCQDGSTRTYKITVVTSCKCKRYSRQHNESGNKFEESALSPPRLLHKHKSKSKRRSGKNRLSENWHETEP, via the exons ATGCATCTCAGCGCGCACGAGTCTTGCCATTCCCTCTTCTTGTTTTGCATCCTGCTGAGGAGTTGCCAAGCCTTCAAGAACGACGCAACGGAGCTCCTGTTCTCCCACGTGAGCGCCCCGGTTCCTGAGGTCCAAAGCAACGTCTCCTTGAACCGTCCACGAACCGGCGGGAGAGGAGCGGGCAGCGCGGCGCACGACAGAAGCG AGCAAAGTCAAATTGGATGCAGAGAACTAAGGTCCACTAAGTACATCTCCGATGGTCACTGCACCAGCATCAACCCCATCAAGGAGCTGGTGTGTGCAGGCGAGTGTCTCCCAGCTCAGATGCTGGAAAACTGGATTGGTGGAACCCATGGCAGAAGGTTGTGGAGTCGACGGAGCAGCAACCAGGACTGGCGGTGCGTCAATGACAAGACCCGTACCCAGCGCATCCAGCTGCAGTGCCaggatggcagcacaagaacttACAAGATTACAGTGGTCACCTCCTGCAAGTGCAAGAGGTACTCGAGACAACACAATGAATCCGGAAACAAGTTCGAGGAGTCTGCCCTGTCGCCACCGAGGCTCctccacaaacacaaatctaAGAGCAAGAGAAGGTCGGGGAAGAACAGGCTGAGTGAAAACTGGCACGAGACTGAACCCTGA
- the LOC116334983 gene encoding leucine-rich repeat-containing protein 72, which translates to MEVGKVIEDSLKKRGIRRDCDVSQLSLATEKLTSVPDLSRFHFLRTLWLNNNKIRELSCRSINCCLTELYLQNNNIKSVSGALSHLTCLQILFLHNNWIRGLEDTMHELRRMQQLQNATFFLNPISHELGYRHHVIHRLPSLQILDGKEVKPAERKTSFQIYSQDRHRVLQSVAFGRHQS; encoded by the exons ATGGAAGTGGGCAAG GTTATCGAAGACTCTCTCAAGAAGCGTGGAATAAGAAGGGACTGCGATGTTTCTCAACTCAGCCTTGCCACAGA AAAACTCACCAGTGTTCCTGATTTATCAAGATTTCACTTTCTGAGGACGTTGTGgctgaacaacaacaag ATCAGAGAGCTCAGCTGCCGTTCCATCAACTGTTGCTTGACTGAGCTTTACCTTCAAAATAACAACATCAAGTCTGTCTCAG GTGCTCTAAGTCATCTGACCTGCCTGCAAATTCTGTTTCTTCACAACAACTGGATCAGAGGGTTGGAGGATACGATGCACGagctcaggaggatgcagcagCTCCAAAATGCCA cttttttCCTCAATCCCATTTCTCATGAACTTGGCTATCGCCACCATGTGATCCACCGCTTGCCCTCACTCCAGATCTTAGATGGAAAAG AAGTGAAGCCAGCAGAGAGGAAGACGTCGTTCCAGATTTACAGTCAGGATCGTCACCGCGTCCTCCAGTCTGTGGCTTTTGGAAGACACCAGTCATAG